CGCGGTCATCGGAGTCGAGGCGCACTTGGATTGGGCGGCGCTCGCGGCCTTCGAGCGTCGTGGCTACAGTGGCGCCGCCGAGGCCGGCTTCGACGTATTCGTAGACCTGTTTTACGCTGAGTCCGTAGCGCGCGAGGTCGGGGCGGCGGACGGCGATCTCGAGGTAGGGCTTGCCCTGCACGCGCGATGGCGCGACGCCGGTGGCGCCTTGGATGCGGTTGATGACGCGCTCGACCTCGAAGGCTTTGGCCTGGAGCGCGTCGAGGTTGTCGCCGAAGATTTTCACGCCGACCTGCGCGCGAATGCCGGTGCTCGTCATCAGAATGCGGTTCTCGATCGGCTGAAGGAAGCCGGGCACGTAGCCGGGGACGTTCATGAGCTTCGCGGAGAGGTCGGCGATGATGCTCTGCTTCGTCGTGCCGGCGGGCCACTCGGACGGCGGCTTCAGCATGATCGTGGTCTCGATCATCTCGACGGGCGCGGGATCGGTGGCGGTCTCGGCGCGGCCGAGTTTGCCGGCGACGGAGGCGACGGCGGGGTGCTCGCTCATGACCTTGTCCTGCCACGCCATGATGCGCTTCACCTCAGTGAGGGACGTCGCGGGCAGGAGCACGGGCATGAACAACAGCGAGCCTTCCTCGAGCGTGGGCATGAACTCGCTGCCGAAGCCGGAGAGGTGGCGAGAGACTTCAGGCGAGAGGCGCGCGTTGACCGCGCGCGGCAGGCCGAAGGCGACGACGAGGCACACGGCGAGCAGCGCGAACGCGGCGCCGAGCACGCTCTTGCGGTGCGTCAGCGCCCAGTCGAGCACGGGGTCGTAAATTTTCAGCAAGCCGCGCATGAGCCAGTTCTCGTGCTCGGGCTTGAACGGACCGCGGACGAGCAGCGTGCAAAACACCGGCACGGCGGTGATCGCCAGCAGCATGGCGCCGATGAGCGCGAAGCTCTTCGTGTAGGCGAGCGGATGGAAGAGTTTGCCCTCCTGGCCGCTGAGCAGGAACACCGGCACGAACGCCAGGATGATGATCAGCATCGAGAAGAACATCGGCCGGCCGACCTGCGTGGCGGCCTCGAGCGTGAGCTGAAAAACCTCCTTCGCCGTGAGTTCGGGCGGAGGTAGGGCGGGACCGCTGGGCCCGCCGTCGTTCGAGGATCCCTGCGGCGCGCCCAGCGGTCGCGCCCTACCTTTCGCTTCGAGCGCGCGCTCGCAGTGGCGAATGACGTTTTCCGTCATGACGATGCCGGCGTCGACGAGCACGCCGATCGAGATGGCGATGCCGGTCAGCGACATGATGTGCGACGGGATGCCGAAGCGATCCATCAGGATGAACGAGATCAGGATCGAGGCCGGCAGCGGCAGCGTGACGATCAGGATGCTGCGAAAGTGAAACAGGAAGAGGATGTGCGCGAGCGTCACGAGGATGACCTCCTCGACGAGCGCGTGCTTCAGCGTGTCGATCGCGCGCGAGATCAGGTCGCTGCGGTCGTAGAACGGTTGCACGGTGACGCCCTTCGGCAAGCCGGCGGAGAGCGAGGCGAGGCGCTCCTTCACGTCGGAGATGACGCGGTAGGCGTTCTCGCCGTAGCGCATGACGACGATGCCGCCGACGACCTCGCGGCCGTTCACATCGAGCGCGCCGCGGCGGAAATCGCCGCCGAGCCGCACGGTGGCGACATCGCGCAGGAAGAGCGGCGTGCCGTTGCGCGGCTTGAGCGCGATCGTCTCGAGATCGGCGGCGCTCTTCACGAGGCCGACGCCGCGCACGATGTATTCGGCGCCGTTTTCCTCAATGGTTTTGCCGCCGACGTTAAGGTTGGCGGCCGCGACGGCGTCCATGACCTCGCCGAGCATCACGTCGTATTGGCGGAGCTTGAGAGAGGAAACCTCGACCTGCCATTGGCGCACGAAGCCGCCGAGGCTCGCGACCTCTGCGACGCCGGGCACGGCGGTGAGTTGGTAGCGGAGAAACGTGTCCTGCAACGTGCGCAGCGAGCCGAGGTCCTGCGTGCCAGACTCGTCTTTAAGATAGTATTGGTAGATCCAGCCGAGGCCGGTGGCGTCGGGGCCGAGGCGCGCGACGACACCGGAGGGCAGCAGGTCGCCGAGGGAGTTGAGGCGTTCGAGCACGCGCGTGCGCGCGAAATAGGTGTCGATCTTGTCGTCGAAAATGACCGTGAGGAACGAGAAGCCGAACATCGACGTGGCGCGCACGCTCTTCACGCCGGCGAGGCCTTGGAGCGATGTGCTGAGCGGATAAGTGATCTGGTCCTCGACTTCCTGCGGCGAGCGGCCCGGCCAGTCGGCGTAGACGATGACCTGGTTTTCCGAGAGGTCGGGAATCGCGTCGATCGGCACGCGCTGCAGTGCGACGACGCCCCACGCACAGAGCGCAAGGAAGCCCGCGAGGACGATGAAGCGGTTGGCGAGCGACCAGCGGATGATGGCGTTGATCATGGGTGGGAGCGGGCAGGCGCGCGGACGGAAGTTCTTAATGAGCAACCAATCAGTTTGGCGGGCACGGGCATGGCGGTGGGGCGTAGAGCGGCAAAGTTCTTAATGAGCAACTTTGCTCACTCGATCTCCTCGCCGCACTCGAGCATGGCGGAGCCGAAGAAGGGATTGCGGAGTGTCTTGCTCTTCGAGAGCCAGCGGCCGGTGCCGAGGACAGGGGACATCGGACACTGATAGATCGTGAGGTTTTCCTTGTGGTGCAGGTGCTGCGCTTTCACGAGGTCGGCGAGATCGGTGCTGAAGGGCTCGAAGGCGCGGCGCGCGGCGTCGAGGTCGGAGCCGTCGGCTAGTTTCATTTTGGCGAGCGGCGTGCTGGCGGCGCTCGGGAACGCGGCGACGTAGGCCGTGAGCGCGTCGCGGAGGGCGGGGAGTTGTTTTTGGTAACCCGCGAGATTGTCGGACGCGAGGAGGTCGGCGGCGTCGGCCGCGGTGAAGGCGAGCGTCTTCAATGCCGCGTAGCCGGCGGCGTCGGGCTTCGGAGCTTCGACGGAAATTTTCCGGGGCGCGGCGGAGGCGTGGTCGTGTTCGCTGGTGCCGACGGCGGCGTGGGCGAGTTGCGCCTGGCCGTCGAGGATGAGCGCGCCTTCGGTGACGACTTTGTCGCCGTCGCGGAGGCCGGAGAGAACTTCGGCGTCGGTGTCGCCGGTGCGGCCGAGCGCGATTTCCTGCGCAGCGTAGGCGTGGTTGCCGCGATCGACGAAGACCACGGCGCGGCCGCTGTGTTGCAGCACGGCGGTGCGCGGGACGAGGAGAGTGTCGGGCGACTCGGCGAGGACGCCGGCGTAGGCGGTCTGGCGGTGGCGGAGGAGGCGGTCGGGATTATCGAGGACGACGCGGACCTTCGCGGTGCGGGTGGCTTCGTTGAGGTTGGGATCGATGAAGGCGATGGGCGCGGTGAGGATCTTACCCGGGAGCGAGGGGACGGTGACTTCGACTTGCTGGCCGACGCGCAGCCAGGCGAGGTCGGGCTCGGCGGCGTCGAAGACGAACCACATGCGCGAGAAGTCGCCGATTTGGAAAATCTCGTCCTTGGCCTCGACATATTTGCCTTCGTAGGCGCCGCGGGCGACGACGGTGCCGGACATCGGCGCGCGCATTGTGACCATCGCGGTGGCTTGCTTGGTGTTTTCGAGAATGGAGATTTCCTCGTCGGTAAGGCCGAGGCCGAGGAGTTTTTCCTTCGCGGCGGCGCGTTCGGCGGCGGTGAAGGCGATGGCGCCGGCCTTCATGCGCTCGAGGTATTCACGCTGCGCGGTGAGCATGTCGGGCGAGTAAATCGTGGCGAGTTGCGTGCCTTCCTGCACCTCGGCGCCGACGAAGTTCACGAAGAGTTTTTCGACGCGGCCCGGCACGCGCGCGGCGAGGATGCGATGACGCGTGTCGTCGTCGTCGATCGCGCCGGTGACGCGCAGCGTGCGGACGAGCGTGCCGCGGCGCACGGGCGAGGTTTGCACGCCGACGACCGCGGCCTGCGCGGGCGTGAGCGTGACGAGGTTCGGGTCTACAGCGGCGGAGGCGGACGTGGTGGTCGCGCTGGCCGCGACGAGCGCCATGCCGCAGATGGTGCACTTGGCGTCGGCCTTGTCGGACTTGATCCACGGGTGCATCGGGCACTGATACGTGGTGGCGGCCGATGCGGCGGCGTGCTCATGACGGTCGGGTCCGGAAGATCTGCCGCAGCCGGTGAGGCTGAAGCCGGCGAGCAGCGCGAGGGCGATGAAGAGCGAGGAGGCACGGTCGTTCACGTCTCGTGATACGCCGAATATGGTCCCAGCCCTGCCGCAATCTTTGTCGTTTCTCGCGCGGCCGCTGCGTGAGCGATGCCGGCGAAAACCCCGAAGCGCGGCTCCTGAACTGTAACCTAATAGGTTACACTTCGCTGGGGGGCGGGATCAGTTTTTAGCCGCTGCAGTGGCGGAGTTGCCGGGGCGCGGGGTGGCGGCGGTGGGTTTCTTGACCTTGGCGATCGTGATGGTGGCGACGCCGGCGATGATCACGGCCGCGGCAGTGAAGGTGCGCGAGTTGACCGGTTCGTGGAGAATCAACCAGCCGAGGAAAACCGCGACGATCGGGTTCACGTAGGTGTAGGTGTAGACCTTGGCGGGAGTGCTGTGCTTCATCAGCCACACGAATGCCGTGAAGCCCACGAGCGAGCCGACGAGCGTGAGATAGGTCCACGCGCCGACGGCGTGCGGCGTGAACATCGCGGTCGAGAGATGAAACGGTTCGCCGGCGAGCAGACTCGCGAGGAAGAGCCAGCCGCTGCCGGTGACCATTTGAATCGCGGAGGCGGTGAACGGCTCGGCGGGCTCGGAGGCGTAGCGGCCGTAGAGCGAGCCGGCGCTCCAGAGCCAGGTGGCGGCGAGCAGCGCGCCGACGTTGAGAAAATTCAGTCCGCCGGTGCCGTGCGCGATGTCGGGGCCGACGAGCAGCGCGAGACCGGCGAAGCCCAGCGCGAGTCCGATCCAGATCGGCAGCGTGGGGCGCGAGCCGCGTTTTTTTGTCGGGTCGGCGGCGTGGATCGCCCAATCGAGCAGCACGACGGCGAAGGGACCGGCGGAGACGAGCAGCGTGGCGATGCCGGAGGGGACGGTTTGCTCGGCCCAACACACGAGGCCGTTGCCGCCGAGCATGAGGAAGAGGCCGACGATGGCGTTGTCGCGCCACTGCTTCGCGGTGGGGCGGATTTTTTTCGTGAACCACAGAAACCCGTAGAGCAGCGCGCCGGAGACGGCGAAACGCGTCGCTGCCATGAAGAACGGCGGCAGCGTCTCGACCGCAACGCGGATGGCGAGGTAGGTCGAGCCCCACACCAGATAGACGGCGGCGAACGCGGCGATGAGTTGGCCGCGCGGGGCGGGATGCGTGGAGGACATGAAAAGCTGAGAGCTGAGAGTCTGGAGCTGAGAGCTGAAAAGAAATGGGCGCGGACGCGTGGGCGAGCGCGCGGCCTGTTCTAATCGACGACGAAGAGCGTCGCGCCGGTGAAGGTCGTCGAGCGGTGCGGCTCGGCGCCGTCGGCGACTTGGTAGCTCATGCCGGATTTGAGCACGAAGGTGCGGCCGTCCTCGAGTTCGGTGGTGAGTTCGCCGCTCACGCAGAAGAGGATGTGTCCCTTGGAGCACCAGTGGTCCGCGGTATAGCCGGGCGAGTAGGTGAGCATCCGCACGCGGATGGGGCCGAACTGGCGCACGCGCCACTCGGCCCAGCCGGTGAGGCCGGGTTTGCGCTCGGCGGGGACGGTGGACCAGTCGGTGATGCCGAAGGGGAGGTTTTCGATCTGCATGGCGGCGAGCGGTGGAACTGAAGTTGAGAGTTGAGGGATGAGAATTGAGAGAGGGGAGCGACGGTCGGGAGCGCGGAAAGCGTGCGGGGGATTCGCGGCCGTGTTGAGGTCGCCTGCGAGCAGGTTCCTACATGGGGCAGCGCGAGAGGCGCGCTTAGAGCTGTTGCTTCACGAGGTCGCCGAGCGTTTTCAGGGCGGCGTCCATTTCGTCGGACCACGGCTGGCTGCAGCTCATGCGGAGGCAGTTGCGGTAGCGGTCCTTCACGGCGGAGAAGAGCGAGCCGGGGGCGGTGTTGATCTTGTGCTTCAGCGCGTCGCGGCGCAGGCGCAGCGTGTCGACCTTCACCGGGAATTCGACCCAGATGTAGTTGCCGCCTTGCGGGCGGCTGTAGCGCGTGCCGTCGGGGAAGTGACGCTGCATGCCTTGGAGGAACGAGTGCAGGTGCTCGCGATACGCGCGGCGCAGCGAGCGCAGGTGGTGATCGTAGCCGCCGTCGCGCAGGAACTCCGCGATGGTTTTTTGGAGAATGCGCGGCGTGCCCATCGTGTTGATGAACTTCAGGCGGCGGATGCGCTCGAGGTAACGGCCGGGGGCGGTCCAGCCGACGTGGAAGCCGGGTGCGAGCGTCTTGCCGAACGAGGAGCAAAGCATCACGCGGCCGTCGCGGTCCCAGGCCTTCAGCGGCTTCGGGCGGAGGTCGCCGAAATGAGTGTCGCCGTAGATGTCGTCTTCGATGATCGGCAGGTCGTGTTCGGCGAGGAGCTCGTAGATTTTCTGCTTCTTCTCGTCGGGCATGAGCGAGCCGAGCGGGTTGTGGAAATTGGGCATCAGCATCACGACCTTGATGTCGTTCTGTGCGAGCGCTTCCTGGAGCGACTCGATGCACATGCCTTGGCGCGAGCAGGTGGGAATCTCGAGCGCGCGCAGGCCGAGCGCCTGGATGATTTCCAAGAAACCGAAATAGGCGGGCGTCTCGATCGCGACGGTGTCGCCGGGTTTGGTGACGGCGCGGAGGCAGAGGTTGAGCTCATCGGTGCCGCCGGTGGTGATGACCATATCCTCGTGGCTGATGGGCACGCCGGCTTGGAGGTAGCGGCGGGCGATTTCGCGCGTGAGCGGTTCGTAGCCCCAGTTCATGCCCGGGCGGCCGATGAGCGACGGGTCGCGGCGCGCGACGGAGCCGAGCATGCGCGCGAGCTTCTTCGTCGGGAAAAGGGTGTGGTGCGGACACGCGGAGCCGAACGGCACGTAGTCGGCGTTGAGCGCGACTTCCATGACGTCGGCGGTGAGATCGTTCACGCCGACGAAGGACGGCTTGCTCATCGGGCGCGCCATGCGCGGCTCGGGCGCGCTGGTGAGCGCGCGCGGACGGACGTAGTAGCCGGATTGCGGGCGCGCCTCGAGGTAGCCGCGGTTCTCGAGCACCGTGTAGGCTTGGAGCACGGTGGCGATGGAGACGTCGCGCTGGCGCGACATGATGCGGACGGACGGCACGCGATGACCCGGGCGCAGCGTGCCCTGTTCGATGAGGTTTTGGAGCGAGTCGGCGAGCTCAGCGTAGAGGGGCCGAGCGGCGGCTTTCGCGGGCGAAAGCGGCTTGGGGGTGACGACGGTCTGGATCATGGCGTGGAAAGCAAAAGTGCGCCGTCACTGTAGCGGAGAACGTGTCGGCACAGTAGCGGCAGCGCGGTGCCATTGATACCAGCACAGTTATGCCAGACAAGCACTGTGACCATGACAGATTCTCAGAGGTTCGTTGAAAATCATTCAACGATGCGGCGCGCGCTCAGAGCGAGAGCGAGGAAATGCCGGCGGCCAGGCGCGCGCCAAATGCATGCGGGCCTCCGCGGAAAAGCAGGAGGTGGCCGTTCGGCTAACGACGGGAGATCTGGCCGTCGCAGGGCGCGCTTACGGCCGCGCCGTCCAGATGGCGGGGCGCCGCTGTGGGCGTCAGAACGAGCCCTTGAGCGCGAGCGAGACGAAGGTGCCGGCGTCGCCGTCGAGGCGGTAGTTCTTGTCGAAGTAGTCGAACTTCCGGTCGGTGACCGCGCCGACGTCGGCGCTGAGCGTCACGCGCTCGCCGAGCGAGTAGTCGAGGCCGAGGCCGACGCGCACTTCGCGGAAATCGACGTAGGTGTTCGCGATCCGCGCGAGACCGGCTGAGGGCGAGCCGACGTTGCGCGAGACGCGGAAGCTGCCGCCGGCGAAGCCGGCGCTGGCGCGGAGCGAGAGGTTTTCGGTCGCCTGCCACGTGAAGCCGCTGCGCGGGAAGCCGACGCTGAAGAGCCACTGCGGAGCGAATTGCCAGCGGACGCCGGCGATGGGCAGCACGGGGTTGTCGGAGAATGGATTGGCATTCACGCCGAAGCTCCAGATCAGCGCGCGGCTCTGCGCGTAGTTCACGAGCAGGAGGGCGGGGACGTTGAAGCTCTTGCCGAGCTGTTCCTCGAAATCGCCGTAGAAGCCGGGGCGCAGGTAGACGGCCGCGCTCCAGTGGGCGTCGAAGCGGCGTTGCGCGCCGAGGTTGAGGGAGAATTCGGCGAGGCTCGCGGGCAGCGGCAGGGCGGTAACGCCGTCCTGATCGAGGTCGAACTGCTGCACGGCCACGCCGTAGATGAGTTGCGTGCTCTCGTCCCACGCGTGGCGGCCGGAGACGCTGACGCCGTAGCTCTTCACCGCGAGCGAGCCGAGCGTCTGCGGACCGCGGGCGAGATCTTCGCGCGACGAGTAGGAGCTGTTGAACTCGGCGGAGGCGAGCAGGTCGGGGCGCATCGTGGCCGAAGGCTGCGCAAAACTGGAAACGGCGGAGGCGAGCGCGGCGAGGCAGAGCGGGGCGATCTTCATGGCACGGACGAGTGCCGAGGTGTCGACGGGTCGCAAATAATAAAACGCGGGCTGGAAACGACGCGGCGGCGTTCCACTCAGCCGACGATTTCGCCGCGCAGGTAGAGCGCGGCGCGGCCGGCGAGTCGCACGCGATCGCCGGCGAGGGTGCAGAGGAGTTCACCGCCGCGCGCGGAAACCTGGCGGGCGCGGAGGGGATTTTTGCCGAGGCGCGCGACCCAGTAGGGCGTGAGGGTGCAGTGCGCGGAGCCGGTCACGGGATCCTCGGGCACGCCGGCGCCGGGGGCGAAGAAACGCGACGCGCAGTCGCAACCTTCGCCGGGCGCGGTGGCGATGACGCGCGCGTCACCGAGCTGGGCGAGGCGGAGGAAGTCGGGCCGCAGCGCAAGCACCTCGGCCTGCGTCGCGTAGACGGCGAGGTAGTAGGCGTGCGTGGGGACCTTGAGCAGCTCGCGCGGCGCGATGTTGAGGCTGGCGAGGATTTCGGCCGGCGGCGTGGCGAGGGGCGCCGCGGGGCGCGAGGGAAAATCCAGCTCGAGTTCTCCGCTGGGCAGGCGCGTGACGTGGAGGGGGCCGCTGCGCGAGTCGAACGTGATGCGCGTGCCGGCTTGGCCGAGTTCGTGGAAGATGACGAACGCGCTCGCGAGGGTGGCGTGGCCGCAGAGATCGACTTCGACGGCGGGCGTGAACCAGCGCAGGTGGAAGCGGTCGGGCCCGGTGCGGACGAAGAAGGCGGTTTCGGCGAGGCCGTTTTCGAAGGCGATGAGGCGCATCCGCTCGTCGGGCAGCCAGGCGTCGAGCGGGACGACGCCGGCGGGGTTGCCGGTGAAGATCTTGTCGGTGAAGGCGTCGACCCAGAAGAGGCGCATGGATTGGGGTTCTCGAATTTCCGATGGCGTGACGAGCGGGTTCGCGCTGTGCGGGGCGTCGATCAGCCGAACTGGACAGGCTTGCGACGGCGGTCAGGCGTAGCGCGTGAGCGAATCGCCGGTGAGGCGGCAGATTTGCCACTCCTTCATGCGGCGGGCGCCGAGCGATTCGTAGAAGTCGATCGCGGGCTGGTTCCAGTCGAGCACGCTCCACTCCATGCGGCCGCAGCCGCGGGCGTTGGCGAGTTTGGCGAGGTGCAGGAGCAGGGCTTTGCCGATGCCACGGCCGCGGAATTCGGGGTGCACGAAGAGGTCTTCGAGGTAGAGGCCGGGGCGCGCGAGGAAGGTGGAGTAGTTGAAAAAGTAGAGCGCGAAGCCGGCGTTCGCGCCATCGGCCTCGGCCAGCACACAGTGGGCGACAGGGGCGGAGCCGTCGGCGGGGAAGAGCGTGCGCGCGAGTTGCTCCTCGGTGGCGACGCATTCGCCGGTGAGCTTTTCGTAGCCGGCGAGGGCGCGGATGCAGGCGAGGATCGTCGGGGTGTCTTCCCGGGTGGCGGCGCGAATCGTGCAAGACATGGCGCGGAGATGAACCCGGGAGCGCCGGGTTGGCGATATTTTTGGCCCGAGGTGGCGAGGAGGGGATTGGCTGGACAAGGGGAGGCGCGAAGTCTGTTTTCGACCCCACCCGCGGATGGTCACCCGCACTTTACGCCTGCTATTCATACTACTCACGGTCTCAGCCGTGTTGGGGGGGCGGGTGTTGGGGCAGGGCGAGCGGTCCAAGGTGGTGTTGCAGCTGCCGTATTCGCACCAATTTCAGTTCGCGGGCTATTATGCGGCGCAGGTGAAGGGCTATTTTGCGGAGGAGGGGCTCGACGTGGAGTTGCGGGAAGGCGGCTACAGCCGGCGGCCCTACACGGAACTGACCGCGGGTCGGGCGGAATACGGCATCGGCTCCGCGACCTATTTGCTGGACCGGCTGAACGGTGCGCCGCTGGTGCTCGTCTCGACGGTCTATCAACACTCGCTCCTGGCCCTGATGGTGCGCGCCGAGTCCGACATCCGCGCCCCGGAGGATCTGCGGGGCAAACGGCTGGCGGCTGGCTCGAGCGGGCGCTATCCGGAACTCGCGGCGATGTTTGCGGCGGAGGGGCTGCCGCCGAACGCTTACGTGCGCGTGGAAGACAAGTGGGACGTCGACGAGATCGTCACGGGAGAGGCGGACGCCCAAACGGTTTTCATCACCGATTTGCCGTTCGATTTGCAGAAACGCGGGA
This portion of the Opitutia bacterium genome encodes:
- a CDS encoding DHCW motif cupin fold protein, whose translation is MQIENLPFGITDWSTVPAERKPGLTGWAEWRVRQFGPIRVRMLTYSPGYTADHWCSKGHILFCVSGELTTELEDGRTFVLKSGMSYQVADGAEPHRSTTFTGATLFVVD
- a CDS encoding PhzF family phenazine biosynthesis protein, whose amino-acid sequence is MRLFWVDAFTDKIFTGNPAGVVPLDAWLPDERMRLIAFENGLAETAFFVRTGPDRFHLRWFTPAVEVDLCGHATLASAFVIFHELGQAGTRITFDSRSGPLHVTRLPSGELELDFPSRPAAPLATPPAEILASLNIAPRELLKVPTHAYYLAVYATQAEVLALRPDFLRLAQLGDARVIATAPGEGCDCASRFFAPGAGVPEDPVTGSAHCTLTPYWVARLGKNPLRARQVSARGGELLCTLAGDRVRLAGRAALYLRGEIVG
- a CDS encoding EamA family transporter yields the protein MSSTHPAPRGQLIAAFAAVYLVWGSTYLAIRVAVETLPPFFMAATRFAVSGALLYGFLWFTKKIRPTAKQWRDNAIVGLFLMLGGNGLVCWAEQTVPSGIATLLVSAGPFAVVLLDWAIHAADPTKKRGSRPTLPIWIGLALGFAGLALLVGPDIAHGTGGLNFLNVGALLAATWLWSAGSLYGRYASEPAEPFTASAIQMVTGSGWLFLASLLAGEPFHLSTAMFTPHAVGAWTYLTLVGSLVGFTAFVWLMKHSTPAKVYTYTYVNPIVAVFLGWLILHEPVNSRTFTAAAVIIAGVATITIAKVKKPTAATPRPGNSATAAAKN
- a CDS encoding efflux RND transporter periplasmic adaptor subunit, which translates into the protein MNDRASSLFIALALLAGFSLTGCGRSSGPDRHEHAAASAATTYQCPMHPWIKSDKADAKCTICGMALVAASATTTSASAAVDPNLVTLTPAQAAVVGVQTSPVRRGTLVRTLRVTGAIDDDDTRHRILAARVPGRVEKLFVNFVGAEVQEGTQLATIYSPDMLTAQREYLERMKAGAIAFTAAERAAAKEKLLGLGLTDEEISILENTKQATAMVTMRAPMSGTVVARGAYEGKYVEAKDEIFQIGDFSRMWFVFDAAEPDLAWLRVGQQVEVTVPSLPGKILTAPIAFIDPNLNEATRTAKVRVVLDNPDRLLRHRQTAYAGVLAESPDTLLVPRTAVLQHSGRAVVFVDRGNHAYAAQEIALGRTGDTDAEVLSGLRDGDKVVTEGALILDGQAQLAHAAVGTSEHDHASAAPRKISVEAPKPDAAGYAALKTLAFTAADAADLLASDNLAGYQKQLPALRDALTAYVAAFPSAASTPLAKMKLADGSDLDAARRAFEPFSTDLADLVKAQHLHHKENLTIYQCPMSPVLGTGRWLSKSKTLRNPFFGSAMLECGEEIE
- a CDS encoding efflux RND transporter permease subunit — translated: MINAIIRWSLANRFIVLAGFLALCAWGVVALQRVPIDAIPDLSENQVIVYADWPGRSPQEVEDQITYPLSTSLQGLAGVKSVRATSMFGFSFLTVIFDDKIDTYFARTRVLERLNSLGDLLPSGVVARLGPDATGLGWIYQYYLKDESGTQDLGSLRTLQDTFLRYQLTAVPGVAEVASLGGFVRQWQVEVSSLKLRQYDVMLGEVMDAVAAANLNVGGKTIEENGAEYIVRGVGLVKSAADLETIALKPRNGTPLFLRDVATVRLGGDFRRGALDVNGREVVGGIVVMRYGENAYRVISDVKERLASLSAGLPKGVTVQPFYDRSDLISRAIDTLKHALVEEVILVTLAHILFLFHFRSILIVTLPLPASILISFILMDRFGIPSHIMSLTGIAISIGVLVDAGIVMTENVIRHCERALEAKGRARPLGAPQGSSNDGGPSGPALPPPELTAKEVFQLTLEAATQVGRPMFFSMLIIILAFVPVFLLSGQEGKLFHPLAYTKSFALIGAMLLAITAVPVFCTLLVRGPFKPEHENWLMRGLLKIYDPVLDWALTHRKSVLGAAFALLAVCLVVAFGLPRAVNARLSPEVSRHLSGFGSEFMPTLEEGSLLFMPVLLPATSLTEVKRIMAWQDKVMSEHPAVASVAGKLGRAETATDPAPVEMIETTIMLKPPSEWPAGTTKQSIIADLSAKLMNVPGYVPGFLQPIENRILMTSTGIRAQVGVKIFGDNLDALQAKAFEVERVINRIQGATGVAPSRVQGKPYLEIAVRRPDLARYGLSVKQVYEYVEAGLGGATVATTLEGRERRPIQVRLDSDDRADIDKLGELSFPTPSGAMVQLRQVADVKRIVGPNEIQSENGRLRVFVQANVGDRDLGGFVNEIKERIEKEVTLDPGMTVEYSGQYEHQIRARQTLTYVFPAVIVIIFALLVVTFRSVAEAAHVILAVPFALTGGVLLQAFMGFNFSVAVWVGYIALFGTAIQTGVVMVVYLEEALEKRRRETGRALTREDLLAAVKEGARLRLRPKVMTVATTVASLLPIFWSTRTGVEIMQPLAAPVVGGMISSLIHILIVTPVIFAWLRERELRTA
- a CDS encoding GNAT family N-acetyltransferase; protein product: MSCTIRAATREDTPTILACIRALAGYEKLTGECVATEEQLARTLFPADGSAPVAHCVLAEADGANAGFALYFFNYSTFLARPGLYLEDLFVHPEFRGRGIGKALLLHLAKLANARGCGRMEWSVLDWNQPAIDFYESLGARRMKEWQICRLTGDSLTRYA
- a CDS encoding PLP-dependent aminotransferase family protein, translating into MIQTVVTPKPLSPAKAAARPLYAELADSLQNLIEQGTLRPGHRVPSVRIMSRQRDVSIATVLQAYTVLENRGYLEARPQSGYYVRPRALTSAPEPRMARPMSKPSFVGVNDLTADVMEVALNADYVPFGSACPHHTLFPTKKLARMLGSVARRDPSLIGRPGMNWGYEPLTREIARRYLQAGVPISHEDMVITTGGTDELNLCLRAVTKPGDTVAIETPAYFGFLEIIQALGLRALEIPTCSRQGMCIESLQEALAQNDIKVVMLMPNFHNPLGSLMPDEKKQKIYELLAEHDLPIIEDDIYGDTHFGDLRPKPLKAWDRDGRVMLCSSFGKTLAPGFHVGWTAPGRYLERIRRLKFINTMGTPRILQKTIAEFLRDGGYDHHLRSLRRAYREHLHSFLQGMQRHFPDGTRYSRPQGGNYIWVEFPVKVDTLRLRRDALKHKINTAPGSLFSAVKDRYRNCLRMSCSQPWSDEMDAALKTLGDLVKQQL